The Streptococcus pluranimalium genome contains a region encoding:
- the hpt gene encoding hypoxanthine phosphoribosyltransferase: MLEQDIKKVLYSEEEIVAKSKELGAQLTKDYAGKNPLLVGVLKGAVPFMAELIKHIDTHVEVDFMVVSSYHGGTTSSGEVKILKDVDTNIEGRDVIFIEDIIDTGRTLLYLRDMFKYRKANSVKIATLFDKPEGRIVEIEADYVCYNVPNEFIVGFGLDYNENYRNLPYVGVLKEEIYTK, encoded by the coding sequence ATGTTAGAACAAGATATTAAAAAAGTTCTTTATTCAGAAGAAGAAATTGTGGCCAAGTCAAAAGAACTCGGTGCGCAATTAACGAAAGATTATGCAGGAAAAAATCCTTTACTTGTCGGTGTATTAAAGGGTGCTGTTCCTTTCATGGCAGAACTCATCAAACATATTGATACCCATGTAGAAGTTGATTTCATGGTTGTTTCTAGTTATCATGGCGGAACAACATCTAGTGGTGAAGTAAAAATCCTTAAAGATGTGGACACTAATATTGAGGGTCGTGATGTTATCTTTATAGAAGATATTATTGATACAGGTCGTACACTTCTTTATTTACGAGATATGTTTAAGTATCGTAAAGCCAATTCTGTTAAGATTGCTACTCTTTTTGATAAACCAGAAGGACGTATTGTTGAGATTGAAGCTGACTATGTTTGCTACAACGTTCCAAATGAGTTTATTGTTGGCTTTGGTTTAGACTATAATGAAAATTACCGCAATCTCCCATACGTAGGTGTTCTTAAAGAAGAAATCTACACTAAATAA
- the ftsH gene encoding ATP-dependent zinc metalloprotease FtsH, producing MNNKNNNGFVKNSLLYILIIVSVVTAFQYYFSGSNSQTQRISYSNLVKQLKKGDVKTVTYQPSGTVLEVTGQYKKAKKVKSSTDLSFLGNASRDVKNFTSTILYSDSALDTLQKAADDAGVNIKVKQESSSGTWISIIMSFLPLVIVIAFFSMMMNQGGGARGAMSFGKNKAKTQSEGNVKVRFSDVAGAEEEKQELVEVVDFLKNPKKYKALGARIPAGVLLEGPPGTGKTLLAKAVAGEAGVPFFSISGSDFVEMFVGVGASRVRSLFEDAKKAERAIIFIDEIDAVGRRRGAGMGGGNDEREQTLNQLLIEMDGFEGNESIIVIAATNRSDVLDPALLRPGRFDRKVLVGQPDVKGREAILRVHAKNKPLADDVDLKVVAQQTPGFVGADLENVLNEAALVAARRDKKVIDASDIDEAEDRVIAGPSKKDKSVSQRDRELVAFHEAGHTIVGLVLSNARVVHKVTIVPRGRAGGYMIALPKEDQMLLSKDDMKEQLAGLMGGRVAEEIIFNVQTTGASNDFEQASQMARAMVTEYGMSDKLGPVQYEGSHSMMTGQLSPEKSYSPETAQMIDDEVRALLNDARNKAADIINENRETHKLIAEALLKYETLDAAQIKSIYETGKMPEETDDEKEAHALSYDEIKEKMTEE from the coding sequence ATGAATAATAAAAACAATAACGGTTTTGTGAAGAATTCCCTACTATATATATTGATTATTGTTTCAGTGGTAACAGCTTTTCAATATTATTTCAGTGGAAGTAATTCTCAAACCCAACGTATTAGCTACTCAAATTTAGTTAAGCAATTAAAAAAAGGTGATGTCAAAACAGTTACCTATCAACCTAGTGGCACTGTATTAGAAGTAACTGGTCAATATAAAAAAGCCAAGAAAGTAAAATCATCTACAGACTTATCCTTTTTAGGTAATGCAAGTCGTGATGTCAAAAACTTTACAAGTACCATTTTGTATAGTGATTCTGCCTTGGATACCCTTCAAAAGGCAGCAGATGATGCAGGCGTTAATATCAAAGTAAAACAAGAGAGCTCTAGCGGAACTTGGATTTCCATCATTATGAGTTTCTTACCCTTGGTCATTGTGATTGCTTTCTTTAGCATGATGATGAATCAAGGTGGCGGTGCTCGAGGAGCCATGAGCTTCGGTAAAAATAAAGCTAAAACTCAAAGCGAAGGTAACGTTAAAGTCCGCTTTTCAGACGTTGCTGGTGCAGAGGAAGAAAAACAAGAACTTGTAGAAGTTGTCGATTTCTTGAAAAATCCTAAAAAATATAAAGCACTTGGAGCACGTATTCCTGCAGGTGTCTTATTAGAGGGTCCTCCAGGTACTGGTAAAACTCTTCTTGCTAAAGCTGTTGCTGGTGAAGCAGGCGTACCTTTCTTTAGCATTTCAGGATCTGATTTTGTTGAAATGTTTGTTGGCGTTGGTGCTAGCCGCGTTCGCTCATTGTTTGAAGATGCTAAAAAAGCTGAACGAGCAATCATCTTTATTGATGAAATTGATGCTGTTGGTCGTCGTCGTGGCGCCGGAATGGGCGGTGGAAACGATGAGCGTGAGCAAACCCTTAACCAATTGTTAATTGAGATGGATGGTTTTGAAGGCAATGAAAGTATCATTGTTATTGCTGCGACAAACCGTAGCGATGTTCTTGATCCAGCACTTTTACGTCCAGGACGTTTTGATCGTAAGGTTCTTGTAGGACAACCTGATGTTAAAGGACGTGAAGCTATTTTACGTGTCCATGCTAAAAACAAACCATTAGCAGATGATGTTGATTTGAAAGTTGTTGCTCAACAAACACCTGGATTTGTCGGTGCAGATTTAGAAAATGTCCTTAATGAAGCTGCTCTTGTTGCTGCTCGTCGCGATAAAAAGGTCATCGATGCTTCAGATATTGATGAAGCTGAGGATCGTGTTATTGCAGGACCTTCTAAGAAAGATAAGTCAGTATCACAACGTGATCGTGAGTTGGTAGCTTTCCATGAAGCGGGTCATACCATTGTTGGTTTAGTCCTCTCAAATGCCCGTGTGGTTCATAAGGTTACTATTGTACCTCGTGGTCGCGCAGGTGGTTACATGATTGCCCTTCCTAAAGAAGATCAAATGCTTCTTTCTAAAGATGATATGAAAGAGCAATTAGCAGGACTCATGGGTGGACGTGTTGCTGAAGAAATTATCTTCAACGTTCAAACGACTGGTGCCTCTAATGACTTTGAACAAGCTAGTCAAATGGCTCGTGCTATGGTAACGGAGTATGGTATGAGTGATAAACTTGGACCTGTTCAATATGAAGGTAGCCATTCAATGATGACTGGACAATTATCCCCAGAAAAATCATACTCGCCAGAGACAGCACAGATGATTGATGATGAAGTCCGTGCCCTCCTTAATGATGCTCGTAATAAAGCAGCAGATATCATTAATGAAAATCGTGAAACCCATAAATTAATTGCAGAAGCGCTTCTCAAATATGAAACATTGGATGCTGCTCAAATTAAGTCAATCTATGAAACAGGAAAAATGCCTGAAGAAACAGATGATGAAAAGGAAGCACATGCATTATCATACGATGAGATCAAAGAAAAAATGACAGAAGAATAA